CGAAAAAATTAGAGGAGGAACTGCGAAAATCCGAAGGCCGTTTCCGGCGTATCGTGGAACAGGCCAACGATGGCATTTTGGCCATCGGAGAAGATGACCATATTGAACTGGCCAACAAAAGCGCCGTGGAGATAACGGGCTACCCCATAGAGCTTTTAATGGGGCTAAATTTTAACGCCCTGTTTGATGAAAAAAATCGAGCGTATATTAAGGCGCTTTTTGAACGCCGCGACCCCAACGTGGATCTGCGGGTGTGCTCCGAGCTGGAGATTCTCAATGCCGCGGGAGAACCTAAGGAAACCGAAATCTGCATTACCACGGTCAAAGATCGCCAGGGGGCGATGAAAACCTACGCCTACCTGCGGGATGTTTCCGTAACCAAGCGCATCGAGAACGAACTGCGCAAAGCCAACGACTTTTTACGCAACCTGATCGAAAATTCTGTTGATGGGATCATCGCGGCGGACATGAAGGGGAAGATCATCATCTTCAACAAAAGCGCGGAAAGACTTTTAGATTACCGCTCTGAAGAAGCCATCGCCAGTGTGCATATCACCCAGCTCTACCCCTCCGGTGTGGCCAAAGAAATCATGCGCCGGTTACGTTCCCCGGAATATGGTGGGGTGGGCAGGTTGGAACCATCCCAGTTCACCTCATTGAATAAAACCGCAGAAGAGATTCCCATTAACATCTCCGCGGCCATCATCTCCGAAGGTGGAAAAGAGATTGCCAGCTTCGGAATCTTCACCGACCTGCGGGAAAAGATTAAAATGGAGCGGGAGCTTCAGGAAACCCAGCTCCAGCTGTTACAATCGGAGAAGATGGCCTCCCTGGGAAAACTGGCGGCAGGTGTGGCCCACGAGATCAATAATCCTTTGGGGGGAATATTGATCTTCTCCAAGATGCTTCTGGAAGACCTATCCTCCCATGATCCACGGGTGGAAGACTTGGAGCGCATTTGTGAGGAAGCCACCCGCTGCAAAGAGATCGTGAAAGGCCTTTTGGAGTTTGCCCGCCAAACGTCTTATAAGATGGAACCCACGGACCTCAACCGGGCCCTGGTTCAAGGGATTTCCCTTTTAGAGAACCAGGCCCTCTTCCATAATATCCGCATCGTCAAGGACCTGGACCCGAATCTTCCCCCGATCCTGGCCAACACCGGCCAGTTAAACCAGGTATTCATGAACATCATCCTGAATGCCGCCGAGGCCATGGAAAGCCAGGGGACACTCACCGTTCGTACGCAACTGGGACCGGAGCAAAATACCGTGATCGTCGAATTTATCGACACCGGCTGCGGCATCAAAGAAGAACATCTAACCCGCATCTTTGACCCCTTTTTCACCACCAAAGAAGTTGGCAAAGGTACGGGCTTGGGCTTGTCCATGTCTTATGGCATCGTAGAGAAACACCGTGGCCGAATCTGGGTCAAGAGCAGAGAAGGGGCAGGGGCCACGTTTACCATCGAGCTTCCGGTGCGGGCAGAAACTGAAGATATTCCGGCTTAAAGCCAAAAAATTAAGCGTATTTATTGCCATCGCCGGCTCACCGGGTGGAAAGCGAAAGGGAGAGACAAGAAAGAACCTTAACCATGAGCGAGGAGCGCAGACCTGCGAAAATATTGATCGTGGACGACGAGAAGGTTATCCGGGACAGCTTCCGCCGCGTTCTTCTCAAAGACGGGTACGCCGTAGAGGCAGTAGAGAGCGGGCGGCTGGCCTTGGAAAGGGTAGCCGAAGAATCTTTTGACCTCGCGCTGATCGATTTAAAAATGCCGGGATTGGATGGCATGGAGACGCTGAGGGAGTTAAAGGAACAAGACCCGGATGTGATCGGGGTCATGATTACCGGTTATCCTACCATTGAGAGTGCGGTAAAGGCGGTGAAGCTCGGAGCTTACGATTACCTCACCAAACCCTGCAGCCCGGAGGAGCTCCGTATCGTGGTGGCCCGTGCGGCTGAGCGCCGGAAACTTTATTTCGAGAAGGAACAGCTGCGGCGGCGACTGGATGCCCGAGAGTTATTCGAACCCATTATTGGAGAGAGCAAGGCGATGCGGCGCGTTATGGAAATCATCCGCAAAGTCGCCCCAGTGGAAAGCACGGTGTTGCTCACCGGGGAGAGCGGCACCGGCAAGGAACTGGCGGCGCAGGCCATTCACCAGCTCAGTCCGCGGAAAGAAAAAGAGTTCGTGGCCGTAGACTGCAACACCCTGGTGGAGACTCTTCTGGAGAGCGAGCTCTTCGGACACGTGAAAGGGTCCTTTACCAGCGCGGTTAACACCAAGCATGGATTACTGGAATTGGCCAACGGAGGGACGTTCTTTCTTGACGAGGTGGGCAACCTGACTTTAAACACGCAATCCAAGCTTTTGCGGGCCATCCAGGAGCGAGAGTTTAAACCTGTCGGTGGAATCCAGCGGATCCGGGTGGATGTGCGCATCATCGCCGCCACCAACCAGAACTTAAGGGAAGCCATAGCCCGGAAGACCTTTCGGGAGGATCTTTTCTATCGGCTGAGCGTTGTGCCGATCCACCTGCCGCCTTTGAGGGAGAAGAAGGAAGACATTCCTCCTTTGATTCAATACTTCATCCAGCGGTATAACCGGAAGCGGAAAAAACCAATCACAGGGATTACCCCCGCCGCTATGGAAATGCTCGTGAAGCACAACTGGCCAGGAAACGTGAGGGAACTGGAGAACTCCATAGAGCGCGCCATGATCCTGGAAGAAGGAGAAATGATCACGCCCAGGAGTCTCCCACGGTTTTCATTGGCCGAGACTCTGGAAAAATCTACGACTCATTCCCCTCAATTAGTCAGTCTGGAGGAGTTGGAAAAGGAGCATATCGCCTTTG
This is a stretch of genomic DNA from Deltaproteobacteria bacterium. It encodes these proteins:
- a CDS encoding sigma-54 dependent transcriptional regulator encodes the protein MSEERRPAKILIVDDEKVIRDSFRRVLLKDGYAVEAVESGRLALERVAEESFDLALIDLKMPGLDGMETLRELKEQDPDVIGVMITGYPTIESAVKAVKLGAYDYLTKPCSPEELRIVVARAAERRKLYFEKEQLRRRLDARELFEPIIGESKAMRRVMEIIRKVAPVESTVLLTGESGTGKELAAQAIHQLSPRKEKEFVAVDCNTLVETLLESELFGHVKGSFTSAVNTKHGLLELANGGTFFLDEVGNLTLNTQSKLLRAIQEREFKPVGGIQRIRVDVRIIAATNQNLREAIARKTFREDLFYRLSVVPIHLPPLREKKEDIPPLIQYFIQRYNRKRKKPITGITPAAMEMLVKHNWPGNVRELENSIERAMILEEGEMITPRSLPRFSLAETLEKSTTHSPQLVSLEELEKEHIAFVLKQTNGHKSRAAKILGIDRKTLYQKVQKYHLS
- a CDS encoding PAS domain S-box protein, which gives rise to MRLNVQKELAKLKKENEVLQNLLAQVEGEKTALYEQVLQTRAEWEAAFNAITDRVFVEDANYSVLRANTAVLRDYGLTPGELFGNKCHQVFRGQGDPCPGCPVTQTLETGKPAFGEMENPRLKGSYHVRTYPIFDRQGRILEVVVEDVTETKKLEEELRKSEGRFRRIVEQANDGILAIGEDDHIELANKSAVEITGYPIELLMGLNFNALFDEKNRAYIKALFERRDPNVDLRVCSELEILNAAGEPKETEICITTVKDRQGAMKTYAYLRDVSVTKRIENELRKANDFLRNLIENSVDGIIAADMKGKIIIFNKSAERLLDYRSEEAIASVHITQLYPSGVAKEIMRRLRSPEYGGVGRLEPSQFTSLNKTAEEIPINISAAIISEGGKEIASFGIFTDLREKIKMERELQETQLQLLQSEKMASLGKLAAGVAHEINNPLGGILIFSKMLLEDLSSHDPRVEDLERICEEATRCKEIVKGLLEFARQTSYKMEPTDLNRALVQGISLLENQALFHNIRIVKDLDPNLPPILANTGQLNQVFMNIILNAAEAMESQGTLTVRTQLGPEQNTVIVEFIDTGCGIKEEHLTRIFDPFFTTKEVGKGTGLGLSMSYGIVEKHRGRIWVKSREGAGATFTIELPVRAETEDIPA